In Nymphalis io chromosome 30, ilAglIoxx1.1, whole genome shotgun sequence, the genomic stretch CgggtgtgtacgcaaacacaggtgcactctctattcgctCACTTTCGTTATCCTGCAATTTTACAATCATTATGGATTGCAATCCGATATGACCGGTAagggttcaggcgcagaaccaacggctttaaatGCTGtacaaggcacgggagtgtacgcgCTTCTATTTTCCAGACTCCGAGTTGCATTTGGGATTCCTGATGGGACGAAAaacttataacttttattggcccgggAATTGAACTCAAGTTCTCGTAATCTGCGCCCttatatctagtcactagaccatcGATACAGTTTGTGTAAGGGTGTAGTGGGTCTTTGCTTGCGACCAAGCAAAGACGGATTTACCAGGAGACTGACTGTGCTTGACCTTAGGGCGGCAGATATCACAACTCTAACaggtgtggcagaatttcattccaCAGATGCATCTATACGATGGTACTTTTCACCGCCgagtatgaaaattaattataaacagaaatatagCACTTAAAAGTTAGCTAAACATAGATTTTAAGGTTCAACTACAGTCATTGCTATAAattgtagataaatatataaaacaatatttaaattccaGGTCTCGTAAGTGCTGTTTTCTCATCCATTTCGACCCACAATGAACACTTAGAAGCATACAGTCATTCAAGTGAAAGGAGTGAAGCTTTAGATCATAACAAGCATAGAAATGATAATTTTACTTCTCAAACAGATTTGAATGATAGCTATTACCGTTATCAGCTTAAAGAtggttttcataaaaaaaatagtgagaGACGAATTTTCGATTggattaataacataatagcGAGTAATGCTTcagaaaaaacattttcaagaaGTAAGAAATCTAAAAATGGTGACGCTGCTGATGTAATGACAAACTACCGTCAGATAGAACGCAACTTAACAGTTACCCTAACAAAATTGAGTCACGTTTTAActcaaatactaaatataatcaaatatacaaGACACGATAAATTCAAAAGTCTAAATAATGCTTTGAAATCATcgatttatgataaaaatcgTTACAAAAGAGACGTTAATGAAACAGGCAAAGAagagaaagaaattttaaacaatactaaAGAAGAAAATGTCGAAAAAGACAAAGACGGTATGGATAATAATGAAACAGAAAAGGACGGAAGACGAACAATGCAAGGGAATCCATTTGTAAGCAACGAAGTCAAAGAACGACTACTGCATTACATCAATGAAGGTTTTgacgaaattaaaaacaaaattaaatcccttcaacagataaaaaatatgttttcgaataatgttaattataaaatcggtTACATAATTGCTAATCTGGATAGCTTAGATGCTAATATGAAGAAATTGAGTGATCATTTGAATGTTAATAAGCGATTATTGAACGATACGAAGATACTAAGCCTGTATGACACCGTGAAAGCATCAACAACAGCGGTTAACAATTTAATGGACgtactaaaaaaatatctaaatactgatataaattaaattgtaaagccttttgtatttcattataaaaatctgCATCGGTTTAATCTGCGTTGAATTGGGATTATGTACTTATGCACACATGGCCtcaatcttattaaataaacactaaCAACGCAATTTTGTAAGAATTCACGTCGTAtttcactcgtgaaatattgaccAACTTACGTTGATTTGCCGCTACCTTTTAAGAGATGGATGTAGGTCGTACCTTGCTCGATAGGATAGCTCCCACGCTTACATTTcacttgtttttattgtattggaTTAGTAGCGagtggaccacctgatgttgAGTGATAACCACCCAGACATGAGCATTGTGAGCAATATTAATCTAATactgccaatgcgccaccaactgtaactttattcaataatttgcctgctgatataaaaaattgttcgaGCACCTTTCGAGATTCGAGCCTTTAAAGCAaagataaaaagttttatttctaaaaatatttacgactaAAACAACACacccataattaaaaaaaaataataacacatacacacacacacacatctaCACGTACACATATAAAACACGTACAAACACACATAGAACACCAAAAATTATTAAgggctaaaatatatatatatatatatatatattgttctttTTGTTATTACTTTCGAGAATCTCCGTTTCTTTTTCTGGTCATTGATTTGtactgtattttataataatattacatttgtcAATAAGATTACTACGATACGATTGTCTACCCTTTTTACTatgtaaaatttcttaaattgcTCTTTAAGTGAACTGTGTGTTCTTTGAGTAAATAATGATCTTTTAAACCGAactggtaactaagatgttatgtccctcgtaccTGTCGTTacacttactcacccttcaaaccggaacactacacTAAGAATAGAATAAGCACAACTATAataagttttgctgtttggcggtagaatatatgatgagtgggtgggtggtacttacccagatggACTTGCACACAGCTCTGCCATCAAGTAGAAAGAACGTTTGTCCTGTGTTTGCGTAGGAAATTGTCACAAGGCCATTCAGCACAACGTCTCGACCCGCAATGAGTTTTAGCGGTCAAATGGGTTTCAAGGGGACtgcataaaaaaattgtttaaaaatatatattgcaaaaataaGCCTAAGGTTTCCTAAGGGGTTTATCATTCAAATTGCTAGTGTCAATAAAAATCTTGTGATATTGTAATGTAAGCAGATGAGAATAGCTCTACAGAAGGGAGCGAAATGTTATTCAAGTCTGTTTCCTCAGCATTTAAATCGGTACgctaattatacttttattaaaagatgtttaaacatataaaaactatttattacatCAGTCTATAACAATTCAGCTCACGCTTGTCACATCTTCGCTTATGATAAAACagtgtacaataaaaaataaagttattacatAAATCC encodes the following:
- the LOC126780063 gene encoding uncharacterized protein LOC126780063 isoform X2 codes for the protein MISFILLCLVSAVFSSISTHNEHLEAYSHSSERSEALDHNKHRNDNFTSQTDLNDSYYRYQLKDGFHKKNSERRIFDWINNIIASNASEKTFSRSKKSKNGDAADVMTNYRQIERNLTVTLTKLSHVLTQILNIIKYTRHDKFKSLNNALKSSIYDKNRYKRDVNETGKEEKEILNNTKEENVEKDKDGMDNNETEKDGRRTMQGNPFVSNEVKERLLHYINEGFDEIKNKIKSLQQIKNMFSNNVNYKIGYIIANLDSLDANMKKLSDHLNVNKRLLNDTKILSLYDTVKASTTAVNNLMDVLKKYLNTDIN
- the LOC126780063 gene encoding uncharacterized protein LOC126780063 isoform X1, with protein sequence MVQSSLIFIVPPITIIGLVSAVFSSISTHNEHLEAYSHSSERSEALDHNKHRNDNFTSQTDLNDSYYRYQLKDGFHKKNSERRIFDWINNIIASNASEKTFSRSKKSKNGDAADVMTNYRQIERNLTVTLTKLSHVLTQILNIIKYTRHDKFKSLNNALKSSIYDKNRYKRDVNETGKEEKEILNNTKEENVEKDKDGMDNNETEKDGRRTMQGNPFVSNEVKERLLHYINEGFDEIKNKIKSLQQIKNMFSNNVNYKIGYIIANLDSLDANMKKLSDHLNVNKRLLNDTKILSLYDTVKASTTAVNNLMDVLKKYLNTDIN